A window of Paenibacillus sp. 19GGS1-52 contains these coding sequences:
- a CDS encoding ABC transporter permease yields MTKPAIVKGETYSPVASAAPSRVRNFLKTFKNLSILGKIAVFYLLFIYLLVALGPFILSHSPTQTDPISATQPASALHWMGTDELGRDELSRLVAGGKITLLVGLAAMVFAVVVGGLMGSIAGFFGGTTEYLIMRIVDMMLSIPSFFLILIIVTSFGNSAQVIIFSVGLTYWPQMARIVHAEVLKWRSSSLVEAEITLGASPWRILFRHIIPQTYSSIIVLATLGIGWAILAESGLSYLGLGIQPPLASWGNMLQNSQNYIWTSPVLAVYPGVLILLTVLAFSVLGESLRDVLDPKLK; encoded by the coding sequence ATGACTAAACCAGCTATTGTAAAAGGGGAAACTTATAGTCCCGTAGCTTCTGCAGCGCCTAGCAGAGTGCGGAATTTCCTGAAAACATTCAAAAACCTGTCTATACTCGGTAAGATTGCTGTCTTTTATTTACTATTCATTTATTTATTAGTCGCTCTGGGCCCGTTCATACTAAGCCATTCTCCAACGCAAACGGACCCAATCTCGGCTACACAACCCGCGAGTGCGCTGCACTGGATGGGAACGGATGAGCTCGGCCGCGATGAATTGTCGCGACTTGTCGCCGGTGGGAAAATTACACTGCTTGTAGGTCTTGCGGCGATGGTATTTGCTGTTGTGGTCGGCGGATTAATGGGCTCGATTGCCGGTTTCTTTGGTGGCACCACGGAGTATTTGATTATGCGGATCGTAGATATGATGCTGTCGATTCCGTCATTTTTTCTGATTCTGATAATTGTTACGTCTTTTGGCAACAGCGCACAGGTGATTATTTTCTCTGTAGGGCTGACCTATTGGCCTCAGATGGCTCGTATCGTTCATGCTGAAGTGTTGAAATGGCGCAGCAGCAGTCTTGTTGAGGCGGAAATCACACTTGGAGCTAGCCCTTGGCGTATTTTGTTCAGGCATATTATCCCACAGACCTACTCTTCCATAATCGTGCTGGCCACACTTGGTATCGGCTGGGCGATACTGGCGGAATCAGGACTCTCTTATTTGGGACTTGGCATTCAGCCACCGCTTGCGTCCTGGGGCAATATGCTCCAGAATTCCCAGAATTACATTTGGACTTCGCCCGTTTTGGCTGTTTACCCGGGTGTGCTGATTTTGCTGACAGTGTTGGCTTTTAGTGTGCTGGGCGAATCGCTGCGCGATGTTCTGGATCCAAAATTGAAGTGA
- a CDS encoding dipeptide ABC transporter ATP-binding protein: MKEPLLEVSNLKKYFPIKSPFLRRTVGQVKAVDGISFALNSGETLGIVGESGCGKSTMGRMIMRVTEPTEGSILFAGQDIAAMNPSSLRKMRRDFQMVFQDPYSSLNHKMTIHDLLAEPFRIHGILSSKSDMDAEVSRLLETVGLRAENRFRYPHEFSGGQRQRIGIARALALNPKLIVADEAVSALDVSIQSQILNLMVELRQKFNLSYIFISHNLAVVKHISDRVGVMYLGNMVEIASKKSLFDKPLHPYTQALLSAAPQPKRSGQRERIVLQGDVPSPANPPHGCPFHTRCPQAFARCAAERPVLKEVGPDHQVACFLY; encoded by the coding sequence ATGAAAGAGCCTTTATTGGAAGTCAGCAACCTGAAAAAGTATTTTCCGATCAAATCGCCTTTCCTTCGTCGGACTGTCGGCCAAGTGAAAGCTGTAGATGGCATATCGTTTGCGTTGAACTCCGGTGAAACACTCGGTATCGTCGGAGAATCTGGCTGTGGGAAATCGACGATGGGCCGGATGATCATGCGAGTGACGGAACCGACGGAAGGCTCTATCCTATTTGCGGGTCAGGATATTGCGGCTATGAACCCATCCAGCTTACGGAAGATGCGCAGAGATTTCCAAATGGTGTTTCAGGACCCTTATTCGTCGCTGAACCACAAAATGACGATCCACGACCTGCTCGCCGAGCCCTTCCGTATACACGGCATATTGTCTTCCAAATCGGATATGGATGCCGAAGTCAGTCGGTTGCTAGAGACGGTTGGCCTGCGGGCAGAGAATCGTTTCCGGTATCCCCACGAATTCTCAGGCGGTCAACGCCAGCGGATCGGCATCGCCCGTGCGCTTGCACTGAATCCGAAGCTGATTGTGGCGGATGAGGCGGTATCGGCGCTGGACGTTTCGATTCAATCACAAATATTGAATCTTATGGTCGAGCTCAGGCAGAAATTTAATCTTTCGTATATCTTCATTTCGCATAATCTAGCTGTAGTCAAACATATTAGCGACCGAGTGGGTGTGATGTACCTGGGAAATATGGTCGAGATCGCATCCAAAAAAAGCTTGTTTGACAAGCCTCTGCATCCTTACACCCAGGCGTTGCTGTCTGCGGCTCCGCAGCCGAAACGGTCCGGGCAACGTGAGCGGATTGTTCTGCAGGGTGATGTGCCAAGTCCAGCTAATCCACCGCATGGCTGTCCATTCCATACGCGCTGTCCCCAAGCATTCGCCCGTTGTGCTGCTGAGCGTCCAGTGTTGAAGGAAGTTGGTCCAGATCACCAGGTGGCCTGCTTTTTATATTAA
- a CDS encoding alpha/beta fold hydrolase, producing the protein MLKKLTVNGVTLWVEDQGSGPAIITLHGGPGMGSRHDDANVFGTFAAEGYRVISYDQRGNGNSDGAEPYSHEQFNADTEALRQELGLDKIVIVGGSYGGFLALEYALHYPESVAGVVLRDTAASSAFQFIAHKRAMDSGLPGITQEMLNRLFGGQVKDDEEFRSMYQAILPLYWVSYTQKDLDDHLDSITFRADTHNWAFSINQPKYNLVDKLKTIQAPTLVLCGRHDWITPLEASEEIASEIPNSKLVVFENSGHSPQNEEREKFLGEVRQFLQQVAPTF; encoded by the coding sequence ATGCTTAAAAAATTGACTGTCAACGGGGTTACGCTCTGGGTAGAGGATCAAGGTAGCGGTCCAGCAATCATTACCCTTCATGGAGGCCCTGGAATGGGTAGTAGGCATGACGACGCCAATGTCTTTGGCACATTTGCCGCTGAAGGCTATCGAGTAATTTCTTATGATCAGCGAGGCAATGGAAATTCGGATGGCGCAGAGCCCTACAGCCATGAACAATTTAATGCAGATACGGAAGCACTCCGCCAAGAGCTTGGACTCGACAAAATTGTTATAGTCGGCGGTTCTTATGGAGGGTTTCTGGCGCTTGAATACGCGCTTCATTATCCCGAGAGTGTAGCTGGTGTCGTGCTGCGGGATACGGCAGCTTCAAGTGCTTTCCAATTCATCGCGCATAAACGTGCTATGGATAGCGGCCTGCCAGGAATTACGCAGGAAATGCTTAACCGCCTGTTCGGTGGGCAAGTGAAGGATGATGAAGAGTTTCGTTCTATGTATCAAGCTATTTTGCCGCTTTATTGGGTCTCCTACACACAAAAGGATTTAGATGATCATCTCGATTCCATCACTTTCCGTGCCGACACCCATAACTGGGCGTTTTCTATAAATCAACCGAAGTACAATCTGGTGGACAAGTTGAAAACGATCCAAGCGCCTACACTCGTCTTATGTGGACGTCATGACTGGATAACTCCATTGGAAGCCTCAGAAGAAATCGCTAGCGAAATTCCTAACAGTAAATTAGTCGTATTCGAGAACAGCGGTCATTCTCCACAGAATGAGGAACGCGAGAAATTCCTCGGAGAAGTCCGCCAATTCCTCCAACAAGTAGCACCCACATTCTAA
- a CDS encoding ABC transporter ATP-binding protein, whose product MAKKLMEIRNLKTYFRTKNAVIRAVDGIDLEIDEGQIVCIVGESGSGKSITSLSIMQLLPKPGGNIVEGEVRFEGVDLTKLSDKKMADIRGDRISMIFQEPMTALNPVMKVGEQIAEVLLRHRHLSRKEAHMKAVDMLQFVGVPRPEQIVKEYPHQLSGGMRQRVMIAMAMVCEPKLLIADEPTTALDVTIQIQVLELMKKMRDELNTSIILITHDLGVVAEMADHVVVMYAGQVVENVHADVIFEMPLHPYTKALLASIPLLEDEKDVLYSIPGTVPSAAAFPPGCRFADRCDSVQSACKEKLPELREVRPGHFVRCILVEKGVEA is encoded by the coding sequence ATGGCAAAAAAACTGATGGAAATTCGTAACCTGAAAACCTACTTTCGGACGAAGAATGCGGTCATTCGTGCTGTGGATGGCATTGACCTTGAAATAGATGAAGGGCAAATTGTCTGTATAGTAGGTGAATCGGGGAGCGGTAAAAGTATCACCTCGCTATCCATTATGCAGTTGCTCCCCAAACCGGGGGGGAACATCGTCGAAGGTGAGGTGAGATTTGAAGGCGTAGATCTAACCAAGCTGTCGGATAAGAAGATGGCTGACATTCGGGGCGACCGGATTTCGATGATCTTTCAGGAACCAATGACTGCACTGAACCCTGTCATGAAAGTAGGTGAGCAGATTGCAGAAGTACTCCTGCGTCACCGTCATCTATCCCGTAAAGAAGCTCATATGAAGGCTGTAGACATGCTCCAATTTGTCGGTGTTCCGCGTCCGGAGCAAATCGTCAAGGAATATCCCCATCAGCTGTCCGGAGGCATGCGCCAGCGGGTGATGATCGCAATGGCGATGGTCTGCGAACCGAAGTTACTGATTGCGGATGAACCTACCACAGCCCTGGATGTTACCATTCAGATTCAGGTGCTGGAATTGATGAAGAAAATGCGGGATGAGTTGAACACCTCTATTATTCTGATTACTCATGACTTGGGCGTTGTTGCAGAGATGGCGGATCATGTTGTTGTCATGTATGCCGGACAGGTTGTGGAGAACGTGCATGCGGATGTTATTTTCGAAATGCCGCTGCACCCGTATACAAAGGCACTGCTCGCCTCGATACCTTTATTGGAAGACGAGAAGGATGTGCTGTATTCGATCCCGGGAACGGTTCCGAGCGCCGCTGCGTTTCCTCCCGGCTGCCGTTTTGCGGACCGCTGCGATTCTGTGCAGTCGGCTTGTAAAGAGAAGCTGCCAGAATTACGGGAAGTAAGGCCGGGGCATTTTGTCCGCTGTATTCTCGTAGAGAAAGGTGTGGAAGCATGA
- a CDS encoding ABC transporter substrate-binding protein translates to MKTTRSFFNILYIGILAVILVISGCSSSNNKANEVTPTNANAGSGNAATPTASAGTGNTNATITMATVADPNFNPWSPTGFVESEPITELLFSGLTKWGLDYQPAPSLATDWTPSEDGLTWIINLRDDVKWSDGEAFTADDVVYTFNKIVLNKDLGAANSSNFVAVKEVTKVSDTQVKFVLTQPWSSLPNYLAWFAKILPEHIFAGHDNPWELTSFNKENPVGTGAYVLAKYSPGQSVELERNPDFFEGKANIAKIVFQIVPDMNSQVAQMMSGSLSLLTVEDPNLLDKLKANANLTVSEVSDNNYYWAAVNQRQDRFKDVKVRQALLYAIDRDAIITGVLKGYGKPATGPIAPLQEKYYDSNVKTYEYDPAKAKELLKEAGYEEGSDGFMQKDGKVFELNMPAGQYGVLLQTSQLVQQYWEAIGIKVDLKVMDWNTYVEKVVQNHEFDATIAWWRAPVDPDVLAYYHSNAVDKGNNIPGYSNPAMDKLLEDGRKASTDEERVKIYNQVQELTAEELPYLYLWNPNIAIATQKSLVVPPASIAVAENHVTEWTVQE, encoded by the coding sequence ATGAAAACAACGAGATCATTCTTTAACATTTTGTACATCGGTATTTTGGCCGTCATACTGGTTATATCTGGTTGTTCTTCGAGCAATAACAAAGCCAATGAAGTGACTCCAACCAATGCAAATGCCGGGTCCGGCAATGCAGCTACGCCGACAGCCAGCGCAGGCACTGGCAATACTAACGCGACGATCACAATGGCCACTGTTGCGGACCCCAACTTCAATCCCTGGTCACCAACCGGATTCGTGGAATCAGAGCCAATTACGGAACTGTTGTTCAGCGGGTTGACGAAATGGGGCTTGGATTATCAACCAGCACCCTCGCTTGCCACCGATTGGACACCTTCCGAAGATGGATTAACTTGGATTATCAATCTGCGTGATGATGTTAAATGGTCTGATGGAGAGGCATTTACGGCAGATGATGTTGTCTATACCTTCAATAAGATCGTTCTGAACAAAGATTTAGGGGCAGCGAACTCTTCGAACTTCGTTGCTGTCAAAGAAGTCACTAAAGTGAGCGATACTCAGGTAAAGTTTGTGCTGACACAGCCATGGTCTTCACTGCCGAATTATCTGGCCTGGTTTGCCAAGATTCTTCCGGAGCATATTTTCGCAGGACATGATAACCCGTGGGAACTGACTTCCTTCAATAAAGAGAATCCGGTTGGCACGGGTGCATACGTCTTGGCGAAGTACAGCCCAGGCCAATCCGTCGAACTGGAGCGTAATCCAGACTTTTTCGAAGGAAAGGCCAATATCGCTAAAATCGTCTTTCAAATTGTTCCCGATATGAACAGCCAGGTTGCCCAGATGATGTCTGGTTCGCTGTCGCTGTTAACTGTGGAGGACCCGAACCTGCTCGACAAACTGAAGGCGAATGCGAATCTGACGGTTAGTGAAGTGTCTGATAATAACTATTATTGGGCGGCGGTCAATCAAAGACAAGATCGCTTTAAGGACGTAAAAGTGCGTCAAGCACTCTTGTATGCTATCGACCGTGACGCGATTATCACCGGTGTACTGAAGGGTTACGGTAAACCGGCAACCGGTCCGATCGCTCCGCTGCAAGAGAAGTATTACGACAGTAATGTAAAGACTTATGAATATGATCCGGCAAAAGCTAAAGAACTCCTGAAAGAAGCGGGTTATGAGGAAGGCTCGGATGGTTTCATGCAGAAAGACGGGAAAGTATTCGAGCTCAATATGCCAGCAGGGCAATATGGTGTTCTTTTGCAAACTTCTCAGTTGGTTCAGCAGTATTGGGAGGCCATTGGCATCAAGGTTGACCTGAAGGTGATGGATTGGAATACCTATGTGGAGAAGGTTGTGCAAAATCATGAATTCGATGCCACGATTGCCTGGTGGCGTGCGCCAGTAGATCCCGATGTTCTAGCTTACTATCACTCGAACGCTGTGGATAAAGGCAACAATATTCCGGGTTACAGCAATCCTGCCATGGACAAGCTGCTGGAAGACGGCCGCAAAGCATCGACGGATGAAGAGAGAGTGAAGATCTACAATCAAGTCCAAGAATTAACGGCCGAAGAGCTTCCCTATCTGTATTTGTGGAATCCAAACATAGCTATTGCTACTCAAAAAAGTCTTGTAGTACCACCAGCTTCTATCGCTGTTGCAGAAAACCATGTTACAGAATGGACCGTTCAAGAGTAA
- a CDS encoding IclR family transcriptional regulator: MTKIETAVVEGKSVESRYTIESVMKTLQILFSFCEPPYRFSIGELEEVTGLSKNQIFRSLKSLEEFGMLRMEPDGFYVVTAMAYNLAVAAEPDAPLEEVAPPIMEQLQQETGETVNLCILFEGQSTIIARRHSKQGVRLMSRLGHRTPLIAGAGPKAMLAFLSVEEQEKELGMMPFYQKQTPKTEVNPNVLRVELQETRKRGYSISLEDFELGAIGVGAPIFDKAGNVVGAISAGGPISRVNPDDLSGFGQMTLEAAGKISRILGYIPRSGK, encoded by the coding sequence ATGACTAAAATTGAAACGGCTGTTGTAGAAGGTAAGTCAGTGGAATCGCGTTATACCATCGAGTCGGTGATGAAAACACTGCAGATATTGTTTTCATTTTGCGAACCACCTTATCGATTCAGTATTGGAGAATTAGAAGAGGTAACGGGATTGTCTAAGAATCAGATCTTCCGGAGTCTGAAATCATTGGAGGAATTCGGCATGCTGCGGATGGAACCTGACGGATTTTATGTGGTCACAGCTATGGCTTACAATCTGGCTGTTGCCGCAGAACCGGATGCGCCGCTTGAAGAAGTGGCTCCACCCATTATGGAGCAATTGCAGCAAGAGACGGGTGAAACGGTTAATCTGTGTATCCTGTTTGAAGGACAATCTACCATTATAGCCCGGCGTCACAGTAAACAAGGTGTACGTTTAATGTCCCGGCTGGGGCACAGAACACCGCTTATCGCCGGAGCGGGTCCTAAAGCCATGCTTGCTTTTCTGTCTGTAGAGGAACAGGAAAAAGAGCTTGGGATGATGCCTTTTTATCAGAAACAGACCCCTAAAACAGAAGTGAATCCTAATGTATTGCGAGTGGAATTGCAAGAAACCCGCAAACGTGGGTACAGCATCAGCCTCGAGGATTTTGAGCTGGGAGCGATCGGTGTCGGGGCCCCGATTTTTGATAAGGCAGGTAATGTAGTGGGAGCAATCAGCGCCGGTGGCCCTATCAGCCGGGTGAATCCGGATGATCTTTCCGGGTTCGGACAGATGACCCTTGAGGCGGCAGGCAAGATTTCAAGAATCCTCGGATACATTCCGAGAAGCGGAAAATAA
- a CDS encoding ABC transporter permease, whose product MSRFLVMRIGQGFLTLFLVSILTFFLINLAPGGPSAIMSFGATDEQRQALIKQLGMDKPVVERYADWLGGVVQGDLGNSLDSQQPVSTLLAERFPNTLILAGGTLIFTLVIGIPLGVYAAVKRGSWVDRVITFFSTFGMAVPEFWLGILLVIVFAVIYPVFPASGMAIAGGDFAFGDLFRHMVLPVLTLSILMLPNIIRFTRSAMVDVIDLDYVRTARAKGLRSFSVFFKHALRNALVPIASIIGLIIPILLGGAVVVENVFGWPGMGRLAVQAAVNRDYTMVMGVTMLVGTIVIVTNIITDLLYTILDPRIRL is encoded by the coding sequence ATGTCCCGATTTTTAGTGATGCGGATAGGTCAGGGATTTCTTACCTTATTTCTCGTTTCGATTTTGACCTTTTTTCTAATCAATCTGGCTCCCGGGGGGCCTTCGGCAATCATGAGCTTTGGAGCCACTGATGAGCAGCGGCAAGCGCTGATCAAGCAGCTTGGCATGGATAAACCAGTCGTGGAAAGATATGCAGATTGGCTTGGCGGTGTCGTCCAGGGCGATCTTGGCAACTCGCTCGACTCCCAGCAGCCGGTATCCACTCTGCTTGCAGAACGATTTCCTAATACGCTTATTCTGGCTGGTGGAACACTCATCTTTACTTTGGTCATCGGCATTCCACTCGGTGTATATGCAGCGGTTAAAAGAGGGAGTTGGGTCGATCGGGTGATTACCTTTTTCTCTACTTTCGGTATGGCCGTCCCTGAGTTCTGGTTGGGAATTCTGCTGGTTATTGTGTTTGCTGTAATCTATCCGGTATTTCCTGCTTCCGGCATGGCGATTGCAGGCGGTGATTTTGCTTTTGGGGATCTGTTTAGACATATGGTGCTCCCGGTGCTGACTCTATCCATCCTGATGCTGCCGAATATCATCCGATTCACTCGTTCGGCCATGGTCGATGTCATTGATCTGGACTATGTACGGACAGCAAGAGCAAAGGGACTTCGTAGCTTCAGTGTTTTTTTCAAACATGCACTTCGCAACGCGCTCGTTCCGATCGCTTCGATTATCGGGCTGATCATTCCGATTTTGCTCGGTGGGGCAGTCGTTGTGGAGAATGTTTTTGGCTGGCCGGGCATGGGCCGTCTAGCCGTTCAGGCCGCGGTTAATCGTGATTATACAATGGTAATGGGCGTTACCATGCTGGTTGGTACTATAGTAATTGTTACCAATATTATAACGGATCTGTTATATACCATTCTGGATCCGAGGATTCGCTTATGA